A genomic window from Populus alba chromosome 19, ASM523922v2, whole genome shotgun sequence includes:
- the LOC118033219 gene encoding legumin B-like encodes MGSCSLLSLTLCFLVLFNCCFAQIEQVSSRHGRQQQGQRRSQRSECQIDRINALEPARKIRSEAGVTEIWDENDEQFQCAGVVVIRHTINNRGLLLPAYSNAPKLIFVEQGRGIHGAVFPGCPETFQSSGNSSQDRRESSEDQHQKVRQVREGDVVALPSGVADWFYNNGDSPLVLVQLLDTSNPANQLDQDFREFFLAGNPPQESQSQRSSYQRGQYEGQHGRQYEDESRREQQERSRNVFSGFNEQILAEAFNIDTKLARRMQNENDNRGIIVRTQHELHVISPRQSQEEEERQQESRRSTRRRHEDNGVEETFCTARLKININDPEDADVFNPRAGRLTTVNSLNLPILRHVQLSAERGVLYQNALMSPYWNINAHSIMYITGGNGRIQIVGDNGQAVFDGQVRKGQVVTAPQNFAVVMKAGSQGLEWVSFKTNDNAQISQLAGRVSTIRALPEEVVANSFQISREDARRLKNNRDEVGVLSASRQSQYGRD; translated from the exons ATGGGTTCTTGTTCTTTGTTATCTCTTACTCTTTGCTTTCTTGTTCTCTTCAATTGTTGCTTTGCACAAATAGAGCAAGTATCCTCACGACATGGCCGGCAACAGCAGGGGCAACGACGCTCTCAACGTAGCGAATGTCAAATTGATAGGATCAATGCCCTCGAGCCTGCTCGAAAGATCAGATCAGAGGCTGGTGTCACTGAGATTTGGGACGAGAATGATGAGCAGTTTCAGTGCGCTGGAGTTGTAGTTATCCGTCATACCATTAACAACCGAGGCCTCTTGTTGCCTGCGTACTCCAATGCACCTAAGCTCATCTTTGTAGAACAAG GTAGGGGCATTCACGGAGCTGTATTTCCTGGCTGTCCAGAGACGTTCCAATCATCAGGAAATTCTTCTCAAGATCGAAGAGAAAGCTCCGAAGACCAGCACCAGAAGGTTCGACAAGTAAGAGAGGGTGATGTAGTTGCATTGCCTTCGGGAGTTGCTGATTGGTTTTATAACAATGGTGATTCACCTCTCGTTCTTGTTCAACTTCTCGACACAAGCAATCCTGCCAACCAGCTTGATCAGGATTTCAGG gAATTTTTCCTGGCTGGAAACCCACCACAAGAATCACAAAGCCAAAGAAGCTCATACCAGAGAGGCCAATATGAAGGTCAGCATGGACGCCAATATGAAGACGAAAGTCGGAGAGAACAGCAAGAAAGATCTCGCAATGTCTTCAGCGGTTTCAACGAGCAAATCCTTGCAGAAGCTTTCAACATTGACACCAAACTAGCAAGAAGGATGCAGAACGAAAATGATAACAGAGGAATCATTGTCCGAACTCAGCATGAACTTCATGTGATCAGTCCACGACAGAGtcaagaggaggaagaaagaCAACAAGAATCCCGAAGGAGCACACGTCGTCGTCATGAGGACAACGGTGTGGAGGAAACTTTCTGCACAGCCAGGTTGAAGATCAACATAAATGATCCAGAAGATGCTGATGTGTTTAATCCACGTGCCGGACGCCTCACTACTGTCAACAGCCTCAATCTCCCCATCCTTCGACATGTCCAGCTTAGCGCTGAGAGAGGTGTCCTTTACCAA AATGCTTTGATGTCACCATATTGGAACATCAATGCCCACAGCATAATGTACATCACAGGAGGAAATGGAAGGATTCAGATTGTTGGAGACAATGGACAGGCAGTATTTGATGGACAAGTTCGCAAGGGTCAAGTAGTAACAGCACCACAAAACTTTGCAGTGGTGATGAAGGCTGGAAGCCAAGGGCTCGAGTGGGTATCATTCAAGACTAATGACAATGCACAAATCAGTCAATTGGCAGGACGAGTCTCTACCATCCGGGCCTTGCCTGAAGAAGTGGTAGCAAACTCATTCCAGATCTCAAGGGAAGATGCCAGGAGGCTTAAGAACAACAGGGATGAAGTTGGTGTTCTTAGTGCGTCCCGTCAATCACAATATGGAAGGGATTAA